The Vicia villosa cultivar HV-30 ecotype Madison, WI linkage group LG1, Vvil1.0, whole genome shotgun sequence genome includes a region encoding these proteins:
- the LOC131601712 gene encoding 12-oxophytodienoate reductase 3, with translation MADNSSSTTLFSPYKIANLNLSHRVVLAPMTRCRALNGIPNDALAEYYSQRSSSGGLLITEGTSISPSAPGFPHVPGIYSEEQVEAWRNVVDAVHAKGGIIFCQLWHVGRASHWVYQPGGATPVSSTAKPLSKRWTILKPDGSFGAYSDPRALTTSEIPEIVEHYRESAINAVRAGFDGIEVHGAHGYLIGQFLKDGINDRTDKYGGSLENRCRFLIQVVRAVVSAIGPERVGVRISPAIDHLDATDSDPLGLGLAVIERLNSLQKELGKKLAYLHVTQPRYTAYGKTEHGSKRDQEGVHLTRKLRKAYDGTFMCSGGFNRKLGMEAVARGDADLISFGRLFISNPDLPLRFKLNAPLNKYNRKTFYTQDPAIGYTDYPFLGKGSGTELNARL, from the exons ATGGCTGATAATTCAAGTTCAACAACCCTCTTTTCTCCTTACAAGATtgcaaacttaaacttatctcaTAG AGTGGTGTTGGCTCCGATGACAAGATGCAGAGCCTTGAATGGAATTCCAAATGATGCTCTTGCTGAATATTACAGTCAGAGATCAAGTTCAGGTGGACTTCTCATCACTGAAGGAACCAGCATCTCTCCCTCTGCTCCTGG GTTTCCCCATGTACCTGGAATATATTCAGAGGAGCAAGTAGAGGCATGGAGAAATGTTGTGGATGCTGTTCATGCTAAAGGCGGCATTATCTTCTGTCAACTATGGCATGTTGGTCGTGCATCTCATTGGG TGTATCAGCCTGGTGGTGCTACGCCCGTTTCCTCCACGGCTAAACCCCTTTCAAAAAGGTGGACAATTCTCAAGCCAGATGGTTCCTTTGGCGCGTACTCGGATCCACGCGCACTTACCACATCTGAGATACCAGAAATCGTCGAGCATTATCGCGAATCAGCTATTAATGCAGTTCGAGCAG GTTTTGATGGAATTGAAGTTCACGGGGCACACGGTTACCTGATTGGCCAATTCTTGAAAGATGGGATCAATGATCGAACAGATAAATACGGCGGATCACTTGAGAATCGATGCAGATTCTTAATTCAGGTGGTTCGAGCCGTTGTTTCTGCCATAGGACCGGAAAGAGTTGGGGTAAGAATTTCACCAGCAATTGATCACCTTGATGCTACTGATTCTGATCCACTTGGATTAGGCTTAGCAGTGATTGAAAGACTAAACAGTCTCCAGAAAGAGCTTGGTAAAAAACTCGCCTATCTCCATGTCACTCAACCTCGATACACAGCTTATGGCAAAACCGAGCATGGTAGTAAACGAGACCAAGAAGGAGTTCATTTGACAAGGAAACTGCGAAAAGCTTATGATGGAACATTCATGTGCAGTGGTGGATTCAATAGGAAGTTAGGAATGGAAGCTGTGGCTCGAGGTGATGCTGATTTGATATCGTTTGGTCGTCTTTTCATCTCTAATCCAGATTTGCCCTTAAGGTTTAAGCTTAATGCGCCTCTAAATAAGTATAACAGGAAGACATTTTACACACAGGATCCTGCTATAGGTTACACAGATTATCCTTTTCTCGGGAAAGGAAGTGGGACGGAGCTAAATGCGCGACTGTGA